Genomic segment of Pangasianodon hypophthalmus isolate fPanHyp1 chromosome 22, fPanHyp1.pri, whole genome shotgun sequence:
tgattggtcagaagtatTTACAGCTGCAAGATGTATATTAATACAcctgcatttttggaaggagtctccagtgtcagtgctttgtaacagacagagataaagctCTAACTTTGgctttccaccatgggaaaatcttcagggTGGGgatttccagtttctcagtaatgtgtattttttttttcattaacttcaagagaaattaaaaaaagaacggCTAGTAAGCGTgaaattataatgtaaatgatagcaggagctaacttgttttgcagctgTTCCATGACagtaaacataactataaatggaaaaaagtacaatatcattctttaattgctgtggtataagaagaataaaacaagaaCATGTTATCAAGTACAAAGTTATCAAgctataaagaaaataatcaacttccttTTAACTCCACTCGGCATCAGACTAAATTTCACCACCCTgtcgttaattattttcctataacagcacaccctgtcatgttttattcttaataTATTGTTACTTAGATACTCTACTTCAAACCTAGACTGCAGTTATAACTTGTGCAAGCAAACCAACAATCTGGAAAAAAGTGTGCTGTGTGCTTcagcttttaatatttttgcttaATTATATAGATGAATAAATTGCGCATTTCTACTTTAGCATTATTTATGGATACATAAGAACATACTAAACCTTCTATTTTATCAGTATTTTTAAAGTGTGGAGTTTGTCAAAGCTGGCAGAGGCCCATCAACAGGAATACTGATGCCATGCCAAACTTGGGCATCTGGGCAACTCATGccatgaattaattaatgccATATTAATCATTGTTTATAGAATGAGTGGCTGGTTGctctttgcatttttgtttatcCCAGCTTTGCCTGGTCTCTCCCATCCCTGGCGTATGCGAATGATAGTACGGTCCACGCACGGCATAATTAAGActgtttttaaaaccaaaacaatGCAAGGAACCACTAGTGACAGCATATAGCTTGATGGCATCCACCATTTGTAGGCTGACGCATGCAGGAACTTGTCCCATCCATACAGGAAGGCATGAGCAGTACACAGCAGCAACGCCAAATAGCCTAGTTTAGACTGAAAAGGTAAGAGAGTGCAAAAGCAAATGTCAGCAAGTGTACACTTATTAACAGCTGTGTTATTATGTTTGTCTGTTATTATGTTTGTCTGTTATTTTGTTTGGTATTTGTATGGAGAAGAGTCTGTGCCAGAGCAAAATACAATCAGATTTATTTCTTAGAAAGCAATCCTGTATTGATTGATTTTGCATTAAAGAGTTGCAATGAAAGTTTTactttccagtgttttttttttatttttatttttatttttttgcatgtgactaatgaaaagcaatacCATGCATGTAttgtactttattttatttttttttttactggtatGATTCACTTTGGCATAGAATCTTCcaaaacacacagtaaaatTTAGATCATATTACCCAGTAGAAAGATTGTTAATCGtgatgtttgttcatttaacaaAGATGTTTTAGGAAACATAAGCCTTGTTACTAGGATTCAGATGTCCACTgctaagaattaaaaaaatgcattcatcAGAAATGAGTAAAATAGTGTTTAATTGATACTTATTATTCAAGAATTCAATTATTCAgacatggttttttttttttttagaattttgaaggacatctgtaataaataaatataccttGACAAAATTATTCTATGTCTCATAActgtattaaattataatatataatatacactataataGTTCTTGGTAGTGGACTGAGATTTTCAAACATTGCTGAGCTATGTAGAAGTCCAGGACTACATATCTGTTTGAAGATACAGGATGTTGAAGATATGTTATTATGATTAATAATCAGTGAATGTCAGTAACCTGGAATTGGTTCCTTACCACTGACAGCTACATTAATTTAGTGAGgctactaatatttttttttaataattttataaaatgtcattcattattcattcatgaaACAATGTGTGGTTGGCAATGTCctaaatgttaacatttacaGACAGATATACAATCACCTACATGTCATTAGAGATGTTAGATCTGTGATTTCAATCCTTAGCTCAATGTAACACGCAGTAATGCTGCGTTTGAGGCATGGCTGCTTGTAATTGCATGCCTCCAACCAgtaaaaaccacagaaaatgCCCCTCACCTTAAAATTTCAACTCGTTAACTTAGGGTAGTTTTGTCAAGTACCAGATCCTTCTCCatttacagagtgacatcaaatcaacatggccgctcacactaTGAACAGTGTAACGTGTCCCTTCTCtaattttaaattactttatggcattattggctttagatcaattaatatacagacacagtacttggttacCATCATATATTCTATGTATTATCATACTATACCATCATATAACTAATGATAGCTGGCTATTCAGTATCATTTGCTGTTCTTGCTGTTCTGCactttcagtccaaaatgttgcataaatattcaatagccactcaggcctgtaactgtaaaagtgcagttaaacgagctttttatgagttttacgtgctctgacagagcaaacaaaagactttcatggaggtgtccatgtttttttttgtttttttccactttgcatgtcaaatgacatcattacacaactagcaaattaccacttacaaggcatCAGAAATGTAGCATAAGCTAGGATCGGCTAATTATACAACTAATGAAAGGCTTTCGCTTTATGAAATGTCCTATCATTTCTTGTATATATAACATACATAGAATTCTTAACACAAAAATTCTACAAAGTTCTGTACCTGTATAAAGCTGAACTCTCTCCAGTTGAGAGCGTTACTGACAGATGGGAGAGATGTGATTCCTAGTAAAATGAACAGCGCAAATCCCAGTATTCCCATGGACAAGTAGGCATCGGAGCGCCAGGCCCACATTTCGTTGAATTCGTatgttttattctctttaatCTAGAACACAGTAATTCAGCAAGTTACTCTTTGTGAACTGTAGCATCTTAGAGACAGTTTATGCACATGTGTTTTGTAAGAAATATGTATAAAGGATCATATTATTGGATTCATTTGGTTCTCCATCAGCAGGCTGTGGCATGGAGAACCAAATGAACCCAATAGTGTGTGGCATGTTTGGAATTCAATCAAATCCTTCAGTTAGTAGCAGGAAGCAGATGTAGCATTTACTATgcttaaaatttacattttaatttacatttttttgggCTGAATTACATGCAtatgggtgattccatgatCAGGATGCTATTTATGCCTTGTAactcaaaattttttttacattttttcaacaCTGAATGTATGAAAAccattcatttaaacatttaaaacatccCATCTCAGGCAATAACTAACaggattgtgtgtttttttacacAAGTAGCACCCATCCAGGACATTGAGGaaattctaatgatttacttacatttttgttttaattaatatttaaagttCACTCTATAATTTGGGTTAAAGGGTAGTGACCAACAGTCAGTATTACaataactgtaaataaagaaaaaaaatgagaaagaatttaattttcttcttcctaggatcttcaggaaattcgtATGatacaacttcctgttgaacattccaaatatttcacaggggtgaatgtgttcaggtaaaaGGGTTGAAAGAATGtgaactaaaatgtacatttttcattcatgttttatGCATGAGATACAGATTGacacattaaagcaaaaataatagactttttgaaatattttgatgacaatatttcaaggtaaagcgTAGTTATAGTGGGCTGGAAGAggcaaaatgctgttttctaaaTGCTTTACTTTAAATGCAtagttgtaaatgtaatatcagtgagagacaaatggcaccctgactgtgGAATCACTTATATGCAGTCATGTACTTTTAACCTGTTTGCTAAACTTCTGATCTTTGAGAAAACTTTTAgtaaacagaaagacagacttTTAGTAAACAGAAATTAGCAAAAATcatataaactgtatatatatatatatatatatatatatatatatatatatatatatatatatatatatatatatatttaagtcATGCTCATGCATTCTTACcagtgaaatgtaaatgttggcTCTTTTATAGAAAACGAAGTATCTGATAGGGATCACCAGTGTGTACAGCACGTGCAGAACAGCGAAAGCCAGTGCCAACAATCCCAGCTGCTTCCTGCACAACATCCAACGATCCAGCCAGTCAGGAAAACGGCGATATTTAGTGCCATTGTAGAGCTGGAGGAAAGCAGCGAAGATTCCAGGTAGATAGCACAATGCCAGCATCACCAGTGAGACCATAGGAAACACCTTATTAGCCAGCGAGATCAGGATGCGAAAGGAATTGTCTTTCTTGTCAACAACCCGTGCATAGACAACATCCCGAATGAGAACGTAGAGAAAGAAGGCACCAAGGAGTCCAGCACTGATACGTAAAGGAAGCCTCCAAAGAGGGAAGAGTTGAAGTGGGAGATCCTCCAGTTCAGACGCCACTCTTAGGGAGCCACGGTCCACAGCTGTAAGACCCAAACTGTGGGATATGTCTACTACTACCTGCTTGGCATCCACATGGTTTCCACAGATCGATACCTGaaaagatatttacatttttcttatttattttatcccaACTTGAAAAGAAGGTGGGGTCAGAATGCAAGTTTCAGCCATTTTACAATTCCAAAGAGCAGTTGAAGGTAAAAGACCACACTCAAGTGGCAGCCATGGTACAGTTCTGTATGTAATCAGAAGCCAAAAATGAAGAAACTGGTGAGATGGTAATATTGCTAATTACAGTTTTTCTAAAGGATCTTTCAAATTAGTTTGAAAAAACAGtttactgtataaatatgtTATGCCACACCAACcatcaattaataaatacactatagtattgtagtatttttttcttaccaGATAGGCATTCtatacagtgcaaaagtctAAGGCACcctaattttttgtttattataaatttttgTCTTAGATGCTTATTTTATGTCTTCTGAATTAGTGTGTCAACAACCCATGCAAAAAGTTTTAAATAGCCAAACAAACATGTTTGTATGGAAGGCCTGAGCTGCAAAGTATGGACATTTTTTCTACTATGTCATAATTTTGTCTCAAAGACAaaatttcaagatattatcttgttattttgacttagtaactcattattttgactaaataactcattattttgaTTAAGTCATTACTGAGTCAAAAACAACAAGATACaaatcttgaaataatgagttagtaagtcaaaataataagTTAAGTCAGACTAACTAGTaagtaagtcaaaataatgacttaGCAAGTCAAAAAATGAGTTAATAAGTTCAAATAACAAGATACTAAGTCTAAatagtcaaaataatgacacagcaattgaaaagaaaattacaaacCTTACAGTTCAGGGTGTCAATCATTTTGTATGTCTTTAAAGGAAATAACAGATTAAACCACATTTAGACCACATTTCAAATTTAAACATTGTCGAGTTGAGATCTACAGGGACAGAACCAAATGAGAGCCAAAATCTTCAGAAGATCTGTGGCAAGTTCTCCAAAATGCTTAGAAAAGGCATCCAGCTGATTTCTTGATAAAACTGCTCTACCACATACCTAATAGaattaatgcaattttaaaagcaaaggtCCACATTAAGCATTGATTTGATTCGTATTTCACTAAATCATCCTGACCATTAATGccttaagatttttttaaaatattttgttagtAATTACCCCATGGATAAACTTTAAGCTAGGTTTTGTGTATCTACTCATCTTCATTCAGCACAGGGACATGCTCACACTGCGGTCACAGGGACTAATAACACACTGCGGTCACTGACTCACAGAGCGAGGCCCCGATTGCTTGCCTGGATTCAGACTCTGTGAACCTGATCCTGCAAAATCCTGTGGTGACCAGAGTGAATTTGCTTTCACAGCTGCCTTGGTTTTCAGATAATAAGCAATAACAatagtgacacacacacaccagtgagaGTGCTTCATTCCATTGTGACTTCCTTGCTTTGATTCTGCACTTACATTACATTGATGAGATGGATGTTGAAGCATGAAGCTTTCTGACAGCCAAAAAACACGTAAcatttcatattctttctttggCATTGAACTAACTTTTGGACACAATGCTGCTGAAGGTCATTTTGATCATATAGTATGACAGAATACAtacaatgtacagtatatatacatacaatgtATATACAGAAGTTTCATAACACATCCATAAACATACCAGGAGGATGAGGATCATATTTGGGGAAGGGTCTGCAAATTTTGTTGAATTATTGCACAAGTCTGTTTTGTAGATCATTGGATACTTTGCACTTTGCTCCATGAATAGTTGACATATTAATTACAGATtagtgtttgtctttttatatGTATGCTTATGGTTTTGCCTACTAGGATTAGTAAAGTGCATTTAAGCCACAATAACTGTATGCATAaggtaacattttacatttattttcctttttaaatcatTAGAAAATTAGGAAACAATTTTGAACACAATATCAGCTACAAGCCAGTGCAATGGTGTCTGAAGACATTAATTTGATCATCAAGCAGCCTATAACCAATCCACCCCACAATGGTATGGAGCTGCTGAGGTTATTTTGgtggttatttttaataaggaGTGGCcatgaattaatatattaaggCCACAAGGCCATTAAGTTTCTCGAGATCTATTCCTCTGCCAGGAAATACTTAACTCATGGcagttattgtattttaaaatgagcgAGACAGAGAAATCAATTAAATTAGACCACTGTGACCACAGCAACTTAAGCATGGAGAAGATTGATAATACTACACTTTGCTTTAATCTTGGAATGACGCATACTGAATCACTGGCCAATGTTAACTTAAGCGAATTCTCAGAGTGAATAGACTTTTTCACCCGTTCCCGCCAAATAATTAATTGAAGGCcacatattaattattacatcCCCACAGCATATTAAGCTGAAGGATCAAGTTACATAACTCTTGGCCATGATACTTAATTTGTGATCTTAAAATATTAACTTGGTGCTTCAATAAAGGCAAATCTTTTTCCTTGTGATAGTCCTATGCTGCATTCAATCAGAACAAGCATGCAGTTTAATAAGGACACacttttccatccatccatccatccatccatccattcatccattttttgtaccacttatcctacacaggaagcctggaacctatcccaggggacttgaggcacaaggtgggggacaccctggctGGGGTGCCAactcattgcagggcacaatcccacacacacacacacacacactcacacaccccttcacacactatggacagtTTGGAAATGGCGATCAGCCTACAGGACATGTcttttggactgggggaggaaacaggagtacccagaggaaaccccagagcacacactttttctgttttgaatTCAGGTTGATTCATGTTGCTTTAGATTTGCTATTGTTGTTTTGGTTTAGTCATTGCATTTTCTGAAGTGTGTCTTGCACTTGCGGGCTTGCACTTACAGTGTATCACCCATATCAGTACTGCTGCAGTAGTTTAGCATGTATCCACAGAGGGAGAAGTGCACTCTGTACACATTAAAGTGAATATCTAATTCAAGCTTATAGGTGGTgagtaaaatataaacaaactatcAGTAACATATCAACTATTATTTAGTAAGCCATGAGGTCTAACTTTATTAACTTAGCCTTAACCTTTTAACTTGGCAAAGTACAAAATTATGTTAAGTAAGAGCTTTTTGACTGACCATGAGATTACATAAAGGTATATTATATTCATTCACTACAGCATGGtaaaatgtgctcattctaatacgttattgtttctatagtaacagctcatacacagggacttgaatggcgctccacataatctaagactaataataaactaatttaaaaatgtgttgtttaacagaGTAAAAcctaaaaacataataattgaTGTGGTTGCATTATTTATTAAGAGACATTTaattaaccattaaaatgtgcaatgttttgtacattaataaattaaacattgtaattgttggcaaatcgttgtggtataagtggaatgaCACActtcagaccatgctgttatatgaaaataatgcacttcggGGGATAGCGGCACTGTACTTGTGCTGTGCCACATCAGACCCGCCCCCCGGCTTGCAtgatttttgtataacagcatggtctatcgtgtattattccttacatattgtttttaaattctctaaataaagttatttataaTACTACTAAACATAGTAGATAGTGGTGTAACCCATTAACTTTAACTTTGAGTTAATAGGGtgtaatatgttaatatgttaagGACAgtatgttaatgttttaatataccacagcattgttaaattctcaattctgattggtcagaattttccataacagcagatCTAACAATAGTggcagctgcaaggcaaatcacaggtttatattgatgCTCATGTTCtaaatcagttttaaattgttttaaaaatgggaGTTATTGTTGAGATGGTAAGAGGGCGCTTAGAGaaatcagtgctttgtaacagtcaaataaagctgcaactttaacttccaacatggaaaagtcttcaggatggaggactttgtggtttcttggtattGCCTATACACACTTGgtatagctgctctaacgtaagtgataacaagaactaacttatTGTGGGTGTTTCACATTACATATACTGTACctataactaaataaaatgtatgatgtgttgttcttaaATGCAGTGGTATAAGTGGGATAAATTTGGGTTGACATGTTGACGTTCACAAATAATCTACAGGAGACACTCAAAAAAGTGTTATTGCATGGGCCCACAactttttatataacattttatcgCAGATTATTCAGATGCTTTTAAACTATTTTgctatattattaaaaaaagagtggTCTGCATGAGTATGGTAGAAGAAGTGAAGATTAGGGCAATATTATGTGTGAAATATTGCATTCTATCTCATCAACAATTATTAGGAATACATGcttttgtatgtgtatattattATGCGTATATACTTTGCATGCATCTTACCTGTCTGTTGGCATCCAGCCCACCTGATTGCAGCGCCCAGGCTGAGATAGTGTTGAAGGCTTTGACTACATGTGCCCCAGGTACCACCATGCCCAGATACTCAGCATTAGATTCAGTGTACTGATGCTTCTTCAGATTATTACTGATGTCCACCAGTACCTTTCCTTCAAGAGCTGGGCTCAGACTGGCCAGGAAGTCATAGTTCTCTCGATGAATAGCCACAAATATCACCCTCGCTCTCTGAGATGCCTCCTCATGTGACATTACCTGCGCCCCCTTGGGCAACAGAGCACAATTTTTGGGATTTCGGGATCCGTAGATAACTTCATACCCTGCTTGAAGCAAGCGAAGCCCCAAAGATCGTCCAAAGTCCCCTGTGCCAAAGATACACACCGTACCTTGTTTGCTGTTTAGTGCAGTCATGGTAAGGGTGTCTGGCTTCATCTGTATTCATAAACACACGGAGTAGGTTAGAGTGGTTCGTATGGTGGGACAAAATACAAGAGCAAGTCATCaacatcaaaattaaaaaacaaaaacacaacaacaaaaccagaAATACCGCAGCcaattcaaaaacacattaacaaaatgGAAAGAGCTCACTGCTGATGAGTGTCTCAGTCTGAGAGACCACTTGAGAGCTGAAGAATGTTTACagtaagaggggaaaaaatgtaagaGGAAATGGACCTAGATGAATCTCCGGATGCTTTTATTCAtgcttgagcaaggcccttaaccttcatcTGTTCAGCCCAATTGTAAGTCCCTGCATAAAAatatctgccaaatgaataaatgtaaatgtcattcAGCAAATGTAAATGTCCAGTCAGCAAATACGTGATGTTTGATAAAGACCTACCcttatgttttcatgttttcatgataCTATCATGTTTCTGAaattgcttttgtgtttttggtttgatAATGTGCTTTGCCTTAACGGCCATTGATTTTGAATAGCAAAAACTTTTAACCTTACAATCTAACTTCAGAATTCCTCATGATAAGTAGAAAAgaatgtgattttaatgttCTTTTAAAGACAGAATGCATTTGCCACCTGTTAAAAACCCACTGGGTGAGAATCCATTACTTACTTGCTGCGAAATAACTTCCAGGTGCTCAGTGTTAAATGATGTGCTCCAAGAACTTCCTTTACAACTTCCCAAGCTCTTTTAATTTTCACCTTACGGAACGCCTAGCACTGGTAATTATCAACTCACGACGTTGTCTTCTTCTTGCAGAACCTTGAAGTCATAggtattttttaataatctctTCAGAAAGTAGTTCCAGCAGTGTGGTTCACTCTTCTTTAGGCACTGATTTCCTCAAAACATTTGTGTTCTGGCTCATGCGCCAGTGATACACTCTGCTCAAAACAGGCTTGTGCTTCCTTAAAAACTCGTGGAAATGACTGAAGATTGTTTCctgcccatgtgtgtgtgtgtgtgtgaaggtgtgtggtTGCgggtatttgtttttgttttttttgcaccgcCCACAGTTTGAGAGGGTGGGACTAGAGCATGGGGTTGAGATATGTGGCTTCTGGGAAACTCCGGATctactgtgctgtgtgtgtgtgtgtgtgtgtgtgtgtgttgtgagggAGCTATGTGCAGAGTACAGCATGCTTGCTTTGCTCTATTGCATCTGgcgctttaatttttttagccAAGGTTGTACTGGAAGTGACGTTGCGCAACCATGGAGTATTTGGAGCACTGATGCCTACCAAATATTACAACACTCTGGAAAGTTGAAATTTTTTGGTTCATGACATTGTGTACCTTAGCACTTAGTACTTTTCTTGACTTACTGTAGCAACAGTTAAGGGCaatttcttttgattttagCACATAAAGTTGCATTACTTATAACACCCAATATAACAGCTGTATTATgagcaatataaacaatattggTGTAAATAGACAGACACATGCCTGGATTGTAAATAAGAGCTGGATGAAATATGAATGTGGCAAAATCTTTCATGCTTACAAATACCACTCACATCCACCCACATGTAAAAACCCTCTGaacacaatgggcctcattcatCAGTCTTTTagaaaagttgtgtgtaaatgtttgcataagtcaaaccgaactaaaaattaatgccagatttacaaaagttttgtaaacactgattttcttcaaatgtctttgcatgtgtatgttgataaatgccaatcacctgtaaattacTTAGTGCATGCACACCACAGCTGATTTGCACTTGGGAATGCATGCAAAATCCATCAAAAGGCCAGGTTCACAGAGCTGAAAGGACAAAATGGCTActaatggccaaaaaaaagaagaagaggcaGAAGCTGAAGTACTTTTGACTCACGTCTatgggaataaaaaaatattaattagcaGCATATCCAGAAATGGTCAAAATATAGAGAGAAGATATGGAGGTGAATTCGGTGTTGCCCATCCAGTGCAATATAAGTGAGGTCATTGGTTTAACACATGgtttgacagaaaaaaaagagtcaaaaaAGTATTACTGCTAATAGACAGAGTTTCTCTGATACCGCGGGAGGCTAAACCATGACAAAGCTTTAGAAAACTGACCAGATGCCATGGCAAACTGTACTGACTTATAAGGCAGCTTTCAtcctccaaaaaaaataatcatatcgGTCTTTAACTATCCGTCACCTCCTAAGGGCATCATGTGCTAACTATTCCAGTAATATCAAATCTGCCATTTGCGCATTGGTTTATGGCTACCATCTGCACAGACCATAGACACTCAGGAGCAGAAGTAGGATACAAAAGTTTTTCCAAATTTACGGATTTTTCATgaatactatatattttattttgtgtaaatgctaATATGaacgatttatgaataaatccatttatgtcCAGTTTCATAAATGAGGCCATATATATGTATCAGTAAACTTCAGAGTTACTGgcatctttattaaaaatgaaggaaatgaattttatgtatataaaaataaataaatataaaaatatcaggaGAAGCTACTTACTATTCTTTTACATGAAAGAATATTTGACATAAATCCAAAAAATGGTTAGTGgcaaaaaatatctttaaattgCTCTCAGTCCCTAGAAACTCTTATAGGAGCCTTTGACCATGTTCTGGTTTcctagtgtgtatatatatatatatatatatatatatatatatatatatatatatatatatatatatatatatatatatatatacaccgatcagccataacattatgaccactgacaggtgaagtgaataatattgattatctcgttacaatcgTTACACTGATGCACGCGGGGTgcgaaggctagtccgtctggtctgatcccacagaagagctattgtagcacaaattgctgaaaagttaaagctggctatgatagaaaggtgtcagaacacacagtgcatcgcagcttgcgtatggggctgtgtagctacagacctgtcagagtgcccatgctgacctctgtcctctgccaaaagcacctacaatggacaggtgagcatcagaactggaccatggagcaatggaagtaggtggcctggtccgataaatcacattttcttttacatcatgtggacggccgggtgcatgtgcatcatttacctggggaagagatggcaccagcatgcactatgggaagaacgcaagctggcagaggcagtgtgatgctctgagcaatggtctgctgggaaactttgggtcctgccattcatgtggatgctatattgacacataccacctacctaaacattgttgctgaccaggtacaccccttcatggcaacggtattccctaatggaagtgacctctttcggcaggataatgcgccctgccacactgtaaaaactgttcaggaatggttcgaacatgacaaagagttcaaggtgttgacttggcctccaaattccccagatctcaatccaattcaACTcaatctgtggggtgtgctggccatcaagtccgatccatggaggccccacctcgcaacttacaggacttaaaggatctgctgttaatgtctttgtgccagataccacagcacaccttcagggatctagtggagtacatgcctcgacgggtcagggctgttttggcagcaaaagggggaccaacacaatattaggcaggtggtcataatgttatggctgatcggtgtgtatgtatatatatatatatgaggttgcacacatgaAAAATTCATGTGTTCCCGGTATGGTCTTGTACCTTGTCATCCATTACCACATGAAAagattaaaacaacaacaacaacaacacaagaGACATGGCCCTGtgcgcacacattcacacctaagagcaatttagcatagccaattcacCCTCCAGAATGTTTTCTgaaggttggaggaaaccagaaaattt
This window contains:
- the steap4 gene encoding metalloreductase STEAP4, which produces MKPDTLTMTALNSKQGTVCIFGTGDFGRSLGLRLLQAGYEVIYGSRNPKNCALLPKGAQVMSHEEASQRARVIFVAIHRENYDFLASLSPALEGKVLVDISNNLKKHQYTESNAEYLGMVVPGAHVVKAFNTISAWALQSGGLDANRQVSICGNHVDAKQVVVDISHSLGLTAVDRGSLRVASELEDLPLQLFPLWRLPLRISAGLLGAFFLYVLIRDVVYARVVDKKDNSFRILISLANKVFPMVSLVMLALCYLPGIFAAFLQLYNGTKYRRFPDWLDRWMLCRKQLGLLALAFAVLHVLYTLVIPIRYFVFYKRANIYISLIKENKTYEFNEMWAWRSDAYLSMGILGFALFILLGITSLPSVSNALNWREFSFIQSKLGYLALLLCTAHAFLYGWDKFLHASAYKWWMPSSYMLSLVVPCIVLVLKTVLIMPCVDRTIIRIRQGWERPGKAGINKNAKSNQPLIL